The following are encoded in a window of Cryptomeria japonica unplaced genomic scaffold, Sugi_1.0 HiC_scaffold_149, whole genome shotgun sequence genomic DNA:
- the LOC131866531 gene encoding uncharacterized protein LOC131866531 isoform X2, with product MESVAPFKSDKPFCTMDLKSWNVNQPHVLEDNQAEEGDDEADGLAMNDANEEENGDREDGMAIHKVDEEEDKEDGSTNHEVVESKANDEADNGGNADPKEEKVSTHHRTERCDRRLLYFCEYDSCCVGVRQRFWNLKSLNAHRALKHNLPFIPPGRRGRKPIVQRKHQ from the exons ATGGAGTCTGTTGCTCCTTTCAAATCAGATAAACCCTTTTGTACAATGGATCTGAAATCGTGGAATGTAAATCAACCTCATGTGCTA GAGGATAATCAGGCTGAGGAAGGGGATGACGAAGCAGATGGCCTAGCAATGAATGACGCCAATGAAGAGGAAAATGGTGACAGAGAGGATGGCATGGCGATACATaaggttgatgaagaagaagataaagaggaTGGATCCACTAATCATGAGGTGGTAGAGAGCAAGGCTAACGATGAGGCTGACAATGGGGGAAACGCTGATCCTAAGGAAGAAAAG GTCTCTACTCATCATAGAACTGAACGATGTGATAGAAGATTACTTTATTTTTGTGAGTATGATTCATGTTGTGTGGGAGTAAGGCAGAGATTTTGGAATTTAAAAAGCCTCAATGCACATAGGGCATTGAAGCACAACCTTCCCTTCATTCCACCAGGAAGGCGTGGCCGAAAGCCCATAGTACAACGAAAACATCAATAG
- the LOC131866531 gene encoding uncharacterized protein LOC131866531 isoform X1 produces MESVAPFKSDKPFCTMDLKSWNVNQPHVLVRSNSLLSLEDNQAEEGDDEADGLAMNDANEEENGDREDGMAIHKVDEEEDKEDGSTNHEVVESKANDEADNGGNADPKEEKVSTHHRTERCDRRLLYFCEYDSCCVGVRQRFWNLKSLNAHRALKHNLPFIPPGRRGRKPIVQRKHQ; encoded by the exons ATGGAGTCTGTTGCTCCTTTCAAATCAGATAAACCCTTTTGTACAATGGATCTGAAATCGTGGAATGTAAATCAACCTCATGTGCTAGTGAGATCGAATTCTCTACTTTCTTTA GAGGATAATCAGGCTGAGGAAGGGGATGACGAAGCAGATGGCCTAGCAATGAATGACGCCAATGAAGAGGAAAATGGTGACAGAGAGGATGGCATGGCGATACATaaggttgatgaagaagaagataaagaggaTGGATCCACTAATCATGAGGTGGTAGAGAGCAAGGCTAACGATGAGGCTGACAATGGGGGAAACGCTGATCCTAAGGAAGAAAAG GTCTCTACTCATCATAGAACTGAACGATGTGATAGAAGATTACTTTATTTTTGTGAGTATGATTCATGTTGTGTGGGAGTAAGGCAGAGATTTTGGAATTTAAAAAGCCTCAATGCACATAGGGCATTGAAGCACAACCTTCCCTTCATTCCACCAGGAAGGCGTGGCCGAAAGCCCATAGTACAACGAAAACATCAATAG
- the LOC131866534 gene encoding putative B3 domain-containing protein Os03g0621600 has product MEIEETGEHYMPCPKCSQKCYKKHREKEYFDGSASFFKIMLGDFAEKLRIPPAFVSQIINDQDEHMVLQGPDGQNFNVRLWRSIKKLELQHGWINFVNYYGLEVGDLLVFKYISKSCFKVKIFDKTSCEKNQRIQSKSSFQGNSSHNPGHSFASEKHGTMESDAPFISDKPSCTLVIKYNERSSNQQIDSKLLIDLDSDEKDNPEFQTVTEIQRTKRMPPFLGE; this is encoded by the exons ATGGAGATAGAAGAAACGGGAGAGCACTATATGCCGTGCCCAAAATGTAGTCAGAAATGTTATAAAAAACACCGTGAGAAAGAATACTTTGATGGGTCTGCTTCTTTCTTCAAAATTATGCTTGGAgattttgcagagaaactg CGCATTCCTCCGGCTTTTGTTTCCCAGATCATAAATGACCAAGATGAACATATGGTGTTGCAAGGCCCAGATGGGCAGAACTTCAATGTACGGTTATGGCGTTCCATCAAAAAGTTGGAACTTCAACACGGCTGGATAAACTTTGTAAATTATTATGGGCTGGAAGTGGGCGATCTTCTAGTTTTTAAATACATTTCTAAGTCATGCTTTAAAGTCAAGATTTTCGATAAAACATCATgtgaaaaaaatcaaagaatacaaaGCAAATCTTCATTTCAGG GCAATTCATCCCATAACCCTGGACATTCTTTCGCATCTGAGAAGCATGGGACAATGGAATCTGATGCTCCTTTTATATCAGATAAACCCTCTTGTACACTGGTTATCAAATATAATGAGCGTAGTTCAAATCAACAAATAGACAGTAAACTGCTGATTGATCTGGATTCTGATGAAAAAGACAACCCTGAGTTTCAGACGGTGACTGAAATTCAAAGAACAAAAAGGATGCCTCCCTTCCTCGGTGAGTAA